A genomic stretch from Chitinophaga lutea includes:
- the ruvC gene encoding crossover junction endodeoxyribonuclease RuvC gives MANNTKIILGIDPGTIIMGYGLIAVTGKQAVIIEMDVLKMNPKKDHYERLQLIHHRMNELIHQHKPACCAIEAPFFGKNVQSMLKLGRAQGVAIATAMQAGLTVAEYSPKKVKQSITGNGNANKEQVWQMLQRILRFDEQPEYLDATDALAVAVCHHFQESNPLAGISKSKGWEKFLQQHPERVCKP, from the coding sequence TTGGCAAACAATACAAAAATAATTCTCGGCATCGACCCGGGAACGATCATTATGGGGTACGGACTGATCGCCGTTACCGGTAAGCAGGCTGTCATTATCGAAATGGACGTACTGAAGATGAATCCCAAAAAAGACCATTACGAGCGGCTCCAGCTCATCCACCACCGCATGAACGAGCTGATTCACCAGCATAAACCCGCCTGTTGCGCCATCGAGGCCCCCTTTTTCGGGAAAAACGTGCAGAGTATGCTGAAACTGGGCCGCGCCCAGGGAGTGGCCATCGCCACGGCCATGCAGGCCGGGCTCACCGTGGCGGAGTATTCTCCCAAGAAAGTGAAACAGTCCATTACCGGGAACGGTAATGCCAATAAAGAGCAGGTCTGGCAAATGCTCCAGCGCATCCTCCGCTTCGACGAGCAGCCCGAATACCTCGATGCCACCGACGCCCTGGCTGTAGCCGTTTGTCATCATTTCCAGGAAAGCAATCCGCTGGCAGGCATCAGTAAATCAAAAGGATGGGAAAAATTTCTCCAGCAACACCCCGAGCGGGTTTGCAAGCCTTAG
- the greA gene encoding transcription elongation factor GreA, which yields MSGVNYVTKETLDQMRDELTQLKTKGRAEIARAISEAREKGDLKENAEYDAAKEAQGLHEAKIAVLENVIANARVVEADSIDTSKVSVLCKVTITNLANKKTMTYQLVSEKEADLKQGKISVTSPIGKGLLGKKVGDEALVNAPNGSMKFKIESITV from the coding sequence ATGTCTGGCGTAAATTATGTAACCAAGGAAACCCTTGACCAAATGAGAGACGAGCTTACGCAGCTCAAAACGAAAGGGAGGGCCGAGATAGCGAGAGCCATTTCGGAAGCCCGTGAAAAAGGGGATTTGAAGGAGAACGCAGAATACGACGCAGCTAAAGAAGCGCAGGGCCTCCACGAGGCGAAAATTGCCGTGCTGGAAAACGTCATTGCCAATGCCAGGGTAGTGGAAGCGGATTCCATCGACACATCGAAGGTATCAGTGCTGTGCAAGGTGACCATCACCAACCTGGCCAACAAAAAAACAATGACCTACCAGCTGGTTTCCGAAAAGGAAGCTGACCTGAAACAGGGCAAAATCTCGGTGACTTCCCCCATCGGCAAAGGCCTGCTGGGCAAAAAAGTGGGCGATGAAGCGCTCGTGAACGCTCCCAATGGCAGCATGAAATTCAAAATTGAAAGCATTACCGTGTAA
- a CDS encoding response regulator transcription factor translates to MDTKARILLVEDDYNLGAITKKRLEESGYEVTHCSDGDIAWKTFQKSLYDICLLDVVMPKKNGFELAKQIRQRNDLIPILFLTSKSQDEDKISGFKHGADDYVTKPFSMQELLLRIEVFLKRTRPLNADKRTTFTVGKTTFDYGELKLLDKTGKVKASLTQKEADLLKFFCENANKTLKREEILYHVWGKDDYFLGRSMDVFITKIRKHFLDDKDVKLETLHGIGFKFYVPTL, encoded by the coding sequence ATGGATACGAAGGCTAGAATACTACTAGTGGAGGATGATTATAACCTGGGTGCTATAACCAAAAAGCGTTTGGAAGAATCCGGATACGAGGTGACGCACTGCTCAGATGGGGACATTGCCTGGAAAACGTTTCAAAAAAGCCTGTATGATATTTGCCTGCTGGATGTGGTTATGCCCAAAAAGAACGGCTTTGAACTGGCCAAACAAATCCGGCAGCGGAACGATCTGATCCCTATACTGTTCCTTACCTCCAAATCCCAGGATGAAGACAAAATCAGCGGATTTAAACACGGCGCGGACGATTACGTAACCAAACCTTTCAGCATGCAGGAGCTGCTGCTGCGGATAGAGGTATTCCTCAAACGCACCAGGCCGCTGAATGCAGACAAACGCACCACGTTTACCGTCGGAAAGACCACTTTCGATTACGGAGAGTTGAAGCTGCTGGACAAAACCGGCAAAGTAAAAGCCAGCCTGACCCAAAAAGAAGCGGACCTGCTGAAATTCTTTTGCGAAAACGCCAACAAGACCCTCAAACGCGAAGAAATCCTTTACCACGTATGGGGAAAAGACGATTACTTCCTGGGCCGCAGCATGGACGTTTTTATCACGAAGATCCGCAAACACTTCCTGGACGACAAAGACGTGAAGCTCGAAACACTTCACGGCATCGGCTTCAAGTTTTATGTCCCGACCTTATAA
- a CDS encoding lysylphosphatidylglycerol synthase domain-containing protein: MPKSEQLNKSTKIILNYVLGGALCVWLTFAIYQQILHQQNLPAAWTHMKTTVMEKGWLLMLVVVVMMFLNWGLEARKWQLLVQPLEEVPFRRAFGAILSGVSLSVNTPNRIGEYGGRILYLRNKNKLKAIAATIVGSFSQLIITIVFGLIGFIYYINQYEMTRGGNFEPAVREKLLLAFLLVICTLVLILYFRLQIIVTLFEKIPWLRKVKVFIQIIARYSPTELRKLLLLSALRYTVFSAQYLILLYALGVSFVWWQGFFMINVIYLVMAVLPTIAIAEIGLRGSVSMHFLGLLSTNAAGILAATVAIWLINLVLPAVMGSLLLLGVKIFKTNSD, from the coding sequence TTGCCAAAATCTGAACAACTGAACAAAAGTACCAAAATAATCCTCAATTATGTGCTGGGCGGCGCCCTGTGTGTGTGGTTAACCTTCGCTATCTACCAACAGATCTTACATCAGCAGAACCTTCCGGCGGCCTGGACGCATATGAAGACCACCGTCATGGAGAAGGGCTGGCTGTTAATGCTGGTGGTGGTGGTGATGATGTTCCTGAACTGGGGGCTGGAAGCCCGCAAATGGCAGCTGCTGGTGCAGCCGCTCGAAGAAGTGCCCTTCCGGCGGGCCTTCGGGGCCATCCTCAGCGGGGTGTCCCTCTCCGTGAACACCCCCAACCGTATCGGGGAATACGGCGGCCGCATCCTTTACCTGCGTAACAAGAACAAACTCAAAGCCATCGCCGCCACCATCGTAGGTAGCTTCTCCCAGCTGATCATCACCATCGTTTTTGGGCTGATTGGCTTTATTTACTATATTAATCAGTATGAAATGACCCGCGGGGGGAATTTCGAACCGGCCGTCAGGGAGAAATTATTGTTAGCTTTTCTGCTGGTTATTTGCACCCTCGTGCTAATACTTTACTTTCGGTTACAGATCATTGTAACCCTGTTTGAAAAAATACCCTGGCTGCGCAAGGTCAAAGTGTTTATCCAGATCATTGCCCGCTATTCCCCCACGGAACTGCGGAAGCTGCTGCTCCTGAGCGCCCTGCGGTATACGGTGTTCTCGGCACAATATTTGATTTTATTATATGCGTTGGGCGTGTCTTTCGTGTGGTGGCAGGGGTTTTTTATGATCAATGTGATTTACCTCGTGATGGCTGTGCTGCCCACCATCGCTATTGCTGAAATTGGGCTTCGCGGCAGTGTTAGCATGCATTTCCTGGGCCTGCTGAGTACAAACGCAGCGGGCATTCTGGCGGCCACGGTGGCCATTTGGCTGATCAACCTGGTGTTGCCGGCCGTGATGGGGAGCCTGTTGCTGCTGGGCGTAAAAATATTCAAGACAAATAGCGATTGA
- a CDS encoding NAD(P)-dependent oxidoreductase, whose protein sequence is MSQKVLITAKVHEYLINQLEAKGYTVQYEPSITYNGVMEVIHDCKGLIVTTRIRVDKALIDQAPALEWIGRLGSGMELIDVPYAESKGIHCASSPEGNMDTVGEQATGMLIMLMHNLLKSNLELRQYIWERDGNRAWELGGKTIAIIGYGHTGSSFARKLRGFDMRILAYDKYKKGYGNEYVEESDMDTIFREADIVSLHLPLTEETRHLGNAAFLGNFAKPVVLINTSRGKVVRTADVIGALEAGTLAGACLDVLENEKLDTFSAAEKEQLQFLLQHPRVVLTPHIAGYSHEASIKMAQVVLTKLGI, encoded by the coding sequence ATGAGCCAGAAAGTTTTAATTACAGCGAAAGTTCACGAATACCTGATCAATCAACTGGAAGCAAAGGGATACACCGTACAATACGAACCGTCCATTACCTACAACGGGGTGATGGAGGTGATTCACGACTGCAAAGGCCTCATCGTAACCACCCGTATCAGGGTGGATAAGGCGCTGATCGACCAGGCCCCGGCGCTGGAGTGGATAGGCCGCCTGGGCTCCGGGATGGAACTGATAGACGTGCCTTATGCGGAAAGCAAGGGCATTCACTGCGCCAGCAGCCCCGAAGGGAATATGGACACGGTGGGCGAGCAGGCCACAGGCATGCTGATCATGCTCATGCACAACCTGCTGAAAAGCAACCTGGAGCTGCGGCAGTACATCTGGGAGCGCGATGGTAACCGCGCCTGGGAACTTGGCGGCAAAACCATTGCCATCATCGGCTACGGCCACACAGGCAGCAGCTTTGCTCGTAAGCTCCGCGGGTTCGACATGCGCATCCTGGCGTACGATAAATACAAAAAAGGCTACGGCAATGAATATGTGGAAGAATCGGATATGGACACCATTTTCCGGGAAGCGGATATCGTGAGCCTGCACCTGCCCCTCACCGAAGAAACCCGGCACCTGGGGAACGCCGCTTTTTTGGGCAATTTCGCCAAACCGGTGGTGCTGATCAATACTTCCCGGGGGAAGGTGGTGCGCACGGCCGACGTGATCGGCGCGCTGGAAGCCGGCACGCTGGCGGGCGCCTGCCTCGACGTACTCGAAAATGAAAAGCTCGATACCTTCAGCGCAGCGGAAAAAGAACAACTGCAGTTCCTGCTGCAGCACCCGCGTGTGGTGCTCACCCCGCACATTGCCGGTTATTCCCACGAGGCCAGCATCAAAATGGCACAGGTGGTACTGACGAAGCTGGGGATTTAG
- the pdxA gene encoding 4-hydroxythreonine-4-phosphate dehydrogenase PdxA → MSTAIAHTHRPVIGISVGDLNSIGTEIIIKTFADNRMLELCTPVIFASNKTINFYRKLLNENNFNYQSIKDFSRLNPKQVSVFNCWEEEVQITPGILNEIGGKYAARSLAVAIECLKDKQIEGLVTAPIHKKNIQSADFNFTGHTPYLQNAFQSKDVLMFMTADNMRVGLLTEHVPVAEIAKFVTKENILSKLMLMKESLVKDFGIDKPRIAVLGLNPHAGDEGLIGDEEIKHITPAIKQAKHNNILAFGPYSADAFFAREMHRKFDGVLAMYHDQGLIPFKSLAQGEGVNYTAGLPIVRTSPDHGTAFDIAGKNTADEASFRQAVFTAIDIIAKRKTYAENTQNPLKKTEIASERGAV, encoded by the coding sequence ATGAGTACAGCCATTGCACATACACACCGCCCCGTCATAGGAATTTCGGTGGGAGACCTGAACAGCATCGGAACGGAAATCATCATCAAGACTTTTGCTGACAACCGCATGCTGGAACTCTGTACGCCGGTTATTTTCGCGTCGAACAAAACCATCAACTTCTACCGGAAGCTGCTGAACGAAAACAACTTCAATTACCAGAGTATAAAGGACTTCAGCCGCCTTAACCCCAAGCAGGTGAGTGTTTTCAACTGCTGGGAAGAAGAAGTACAGATCACACCCGGCATCCTCAACGAAATCGGCGGGAAATACGCCGCCCGTTCACTGGCGGTGGCGATCGAATGCCTGAAAGACAAACAGATCGAAGGGCTGGTAACCGCTCCTATCCATAAAAAGAATATCCAGAGCGCCGATTTCAACTTCACCGGCCATACGCCTTACCTGCAGAATGCTTTCCAGAGCAAAGATGTGCTGATGTTCATGACGGCAGACAATATGCGGGTGGGCCTGCTCACCGAGCATGTGCCCGTGGCCGAAATCGCGAAGTTCGTGACCAAGGAGAACATCCTCAGCAAGCTGATGCTGATGAAAGAGAGCCTGGTGAAAGACTTCGGGATCGACAAGCCGCGCATCGCCGTACTCGGCCTGAACCCGCACGCGGGCGACGAAGGCCTCATCGGCGACGAAGAAATCAAACACATCACGCCCGCCATCAAGCAGGCCAAACATAATAACATCCTTGCTTTCGGCCCTTACAGCGCCGACGCATTTTTTGCCCGTGAAATGCACCGCAAATTCGACGGGGTGCTGGCCATGTACCACGATCAGGGCCTGATCCCGTTCAAATCGCTGGCGCAGGGCGAAGGCGTGAACTACACGGCCGGCCTGCCCATCGTGCGCACCTCGCCCGACCACGGCACCGCCTTCGACATTGCCGGTAAAAACACCGCCGACGAAGCCTCGTTCCGCCAGGCGGTATTCACAGCCATCGACATCATCGCCAAACGCAAAACATACGCTGAAAACACACAGAATCCCCTGAAGAAAACGGAGATCGCCTCCGAACGGGGCGCTGTGTAA
- a CDS encoding HIT family protein, whose product MTIFSKIIKGEIPSYKIAENEHFYAFLDIFPLVQGHTLIVPKVETDKFFDVDDQLLAEWLLFAKPIARAIEQAIPCNRVGMSVVGLEVPHAHMHLIPINSADDLNFTRQKLKLSQEEFKAIQEKITSGL is encoded by the coding sequence ATGACTATCTTTTCAAAAATCATCAAAGGCGAAATACCCAGCTATAAAATCGCGGAGAACGAACATTTTTACGCCTTCCTGGATATTTTTCCGCTGGTACAGGGCCACACGCTTATTGTGCCCAAAGTGGAGACCGACAAGTTCTTTGATGTGGACGACCAGTTGCTGGCGGAATGGCTGTTGTTTGCCAAGCCCATCGCCCGCGCCATCGAGCAGGCGATTCCCTGCAACCGGGTAGGTATGAGCGTGGTGGGGCTGGAAGTGCCGCATGCGCATATGCACCTCATCCCGATCAATTCTGCGGATGACCTGAATTTTACACGTCAGAAACTGAAGTTGTCGCAGGAAGAATTTAAAGCAATCCAGGAAAAGATAACGTCGGGTTTATAA
- the rsmA gene encoding 16S rRNA (adenine(1518)-N(6)/adenine(1519)-N(6))-dimethyltransferase RsmA has product MYTLKKSLGQHFLKDENMCRQIVEAMPVEEGLQLLEVGPGGGAITKYLLEIPGIIFRAVELDAEKVQYLEKTFPAIKGKLINESFLDMQPPFTGEFSIIGNFPYNISTQIMFRVLDWRAQVPAVVGMFQKEVAQRIAAGHGNKDYGILSVLLQRFYRVEYLFEVDEQSFNPPPKVKSAVIRLTRLEAPLAVKSEKKFNLLVKTAFGQRRKQLRNPLKGFFDKTFLQEPIFTKRAEELSVADFVTLSEHML; this is encoded by the coding sequence ATGTATACGCTTAAAAAGTCACTCGGCCAGCATTTTCTCAAAGACGAAAATATGTGCCGGCAGATCGTGGAGGCCATGCCCGTAGAGGAGGGCCTGCAATTGCTGGAAGTGGGGCCGGGTGGCGGCGCTATCACCAAATACCTGCTCGAGATCCCCGGTATCATCTTCCGGGCGGTGGAGCTGGACGCGGAAAAGGTGCAGTACCTCGAAAAGACCTTTCCCGCCATCAAAGGCAAACTCATCAATGAGAGTTTCCTCGACATGCAGCCCCCTTTCACCGGGGAATTTTCCATCATCGGCAACTTCCCCTACAACATATCCACCCAGATCATGTTCCGGGTGCTCGACTGGCGGGCGCAGGTGCCTGCGGTAGTGGGGATGTTCCAGAAAGAGGTGGCGCAGCGCATCGCGGCGGGGCATGGGAATAAGGACTACGGCATCCTGAGCGTGCTGCTGCAGCGCTTTTACAGGGTGGAATACCTCTTTGAGGTGGACGAGCAGAGCTTTAACCCGCCGCCCAAAGTGAAGTCGGCCGTTATCCGCCTCACCCGGCTGGAGGCTCCGCTGGCGGTCAAAAGCGAGAAGAAGTTCAACCTGCTGGTGAAAACGGCCTTCGGGCAGCGCAGGAAACAGCTGCGCAACCCGCTGAAAGGGTTTTTCGATAAGACATTTTTACAGGAACCAATATTTACAAAAAGGGCGGAAGAGCTGTCTGTGGCCGACTTCGTGACCCTTTCCGAACACATGTTATGA
- a CDS encoding class I SAM-dependent methyltransferase yields the protein MEVLEHKLKVAPTAALVLHFARPLFSSGLTHNYIGRIDLSEVAPMAAKLEELFKHFPETILFRKKYIRYLLQEYLTDDIPVQVCMLGAGLDPLTLHLLEEYPHAVSAIFEVDEEHIGIKKQLYPASEKIHFIQADITDTLHLPDRLRDAGYHPEIPAIIIFEGLIHYISDINFLNIMQFFRTPNKTNVVIMDYMLPENSLPASVLPVFRPLRQMMEAFIGGGIHFYNRAQVFSMVAALQGDVVSVASMQEVEYKLNGRNELYYGEGEGFIEMISCYI from the coding sequence ATGGAAGTATTGGAACACAAACTTAAAGTGGCGCCAACGGCCGCGCTTGTGCTGCATTTTGCACGTCCGCTGTTCAGCAGCGGCCTTACCCATAATTACATCGGCCGCATCGATCTCAGCGAGGTAGCTCCGATGGCGGCGAAGCTGGAAGAGCTGTTCAAACATTTCCCCGAAACGATTTTATTCCGCAAAAAATACATCCGGTACCTGCTGCAGGAATACCTGACAGACGATATCCCCGTGCAGGTGTGCATGCTCGGCGCAGGGCTCGACCCGTTGACGCTTCACCTGCTGGAAGAATACCCTCACGCGGTCAGCGCCATTTTTGAAGTGGACGAAGAGCACATCGGCATCAAAAAACAGTTATACCCGGCCAGCGAAAAAATACATTTCATTCAGGCGGATATCACAGATACCCTGCATTTGCCGGATCGTCTCCGCGATGCGGGGTATCACCCTGAAATACCCGCCATTATCATATTCGAGGGACTGATACATTATATTTCCGACATCAATTTTCTCAACATCATGCAGTTTTTCCGGACGCCCAACAAAACCAATGTGGTGATCATGGATTATATGCTGCCGGAAAACAGCCTGCCGGCGAGCGTATTACCGGTGTTCCGGCCGCTGCGGCAGATGATGGAAGCCTTTATCGGGGGCGGCATCCACTTCTATAACCGGGCGCAGGTGTTCAGTATGGTGGCGGCGCTGCAAGGCGATGTGGTCAGCGTGGCATCGATGCAGGAGGTGGAATACAAGCTCAACGGGCGCAACGAGCTCTATTACGGGGAAGGAGAGGGGTTTATTGAAATGATTTCCTGCTATATCTGA
- a CDS encoding tetratricopeptide repeat protein — translation MKRMLLSLLLAGAAITANAQSEQYESAMKQQIGLLDSSSTYSEAGMQQLANTFERIAEAEKTQWLPYYYAAYCRVNEAYMAKHKDKVDGVADKALLSIEKAQALKGKDSEISCILSMIATSRISVDPMTRGMKYGPESGAHLEEAKKLNPENPRVYMLEGQSLLYTPEAFGGSKTKAKETFEVALKKFAAFKPESPIAPSWGEHYTKMLIAGIK, via the coding sequence ATGAAACGAATGCTTCTTTCTCTTTTACTGGCCGGCGCGGCCATCACCGCCAATGCTCAGAGCGAGCAATATGAAAGCGCCATGAAACAGCAGATAGGCCTGCTCGACAGCAGCAGCACCTATAGCGAAGCCGGCATGCAGCAGCTCGCCAATACATTCGAGCGAATTGCGGAAGCGGAGAAAACACAGTGGTTGCCGTATTATTACGCCGCTTACTGCCGCGTGAACGAGGCGTACATGGCAAAGCACAAGGACAAAGTAGACGGGGTCGCAGATAAAGCCCTGCTGAGCATCGAAAAAGCGCAGGCGCTGAAGGGAAAAGATTCCGAGATATCCTGCATCCTGTCGATGATCGCTACGTCACGCATCAGCGTAGACCCGATGACGCGCGGTATGAAATATGGGCCCGAGTCCGGCGCGCATCTCGAAGAAGCTAAAAAGCTGAACCCTGAAAATCCGCGTGTGTACATGCTGGAAGGGCAATCGCTGCTATATACGCCCGAGGCTTTCGGCGGCAGCAAAACAAAAGCGAAAGAAACGTTTGAAGTGGCGCTGAAGAAGTTTGCCGCATTCAAACCTGAAAGCCCTATCGCGCCCAGCTGGGGCGAGCATTACACGAAGATGCTGATTGCGGGGATAAAATAA
- a CDS encoding TonB-dependent receptor, with the protein MLRSFPILILFTFIPLLMQAQSTVSGKVTNAKKKPLPGVNIAIAGTYDGATTAADGSFSFTTSAKGERVVTASLAGYAPLEIKTDLAAAQGLNLVLKETVNELKMVTISAGSFEASDEKKNTVLKPLDIVTTAGANADIVSALKTLPGAQQVGEKEGLFVRGGTGYETQTFIDGMLVRNPFSSGMPDYAARGRFSPFLFKGTTFSSGGYSAQYGQGLSSALVLESTDLPDRSSYSLGLGTVGPSVGVDMLSKNKKQAYGFEVDYFNLAPYFALVKQKQKPTIAPQGANASANYRLKTSRNGMLKIFVNSSWSKFGFRGESLEYPGFNEEFELENKYLYTNISYKESLGKGWKLNLGTSFSTNQDRIYMDTVGKSPSPSRVNARQDLTQFRVMVTRMLGRFSMLRLGTEYQYADERNKFNSFRGSYVDSYSGSFAEADIYFTPRFVGRLGTRYEYTSLLKAANIAPRASLAYKLDDKSQVAFAYGEFYQKPEQQYLRMSHNLGFMRATHYIASYQRLSEFYTLRGEVFYKKYHDLVKTVPHLNNNGTGYAKGAELFWRDRKSIKNVDYWLSYSFLDTKRDYLNYPYEVQPDFAAQHTATLVYKHYIPSIQLNVGATYSFATGRPYYNPNRPESEFMKDRTRNLNTLSLNVNYLTSIGKAFTVFVFTMSNVLGNDQEYGFRYSSDKLRRNMVGPMAPRFFFVGMFMSFGIDRRQEVIDRQ; encoded by the coding sequence ATGCTCAGGTCATTCCCCATTCTAATCCTCTTTACCTTCATTCCCCTGCTTATGCAGGCACAATCGACCGTCAGCGGTAAAGTCACCAATGCTAAAAAGAAACCCCTCCCCGGCGTGAACATTGCGATTGCCGGCACATACGATGGAGCGACCACCGCGGCCGACGGCAGCTTCTCCTTTACCACCTCCGCCAAAGGCGAAAGGGTCGTAACGGCCTCGCTCGCAGGGTACGCCCCGCTGGAAATCAAAACAGATCTGGCCGCCGCACAGGGTCTCAACCTGGTGTTAAAGGAAACGGTCAACGAACTGAAGATGGTGACCATTTCGGCGGGCAGTTTCGAGGCCAGCGATGAAAAGAAGAACACCGTACTGAAGCCGCTCGACATCGTGACCACCGCCGGCGCGAACGCCGACATCGTGAGCGCCCTCAAAACGCTTCCCGGCGCGCAGCAGGTGGGCGAGAAAGAAGGGTTGTTCGTGAGGGGCGGCACCGGCTATGAAACGCAAACGTTCATCGACGGAATGCTGGTGCGTAACCCCTTTTCCAGCGGCATGCCCGACTATGCGGCCCGGGGCAGGTTTTCGCCGTTCCTCTTTAAAGGCACCACTTTCAGCAGTGGCGGCTATTCCGCGCAATATGGCCAGGGGCTGTCGTCTGCACTGGTACTGGAGTCTACCGACCTGCCCGACCGTTCGTCTTATTCGCTCGGCCTCGGCACGGTGGGCCCCAGTGTGGGAGTAGACATGCTGTCGAAAAACAAAAAACAGGCGTACGGTTTTGAGGTGGACTATTTCAACCTGGCGCCTTATTTCGCGCTGGTGAAACAAAAACAGAAACCGACCATCGCTCCGCAGGGCGCGAATGCATCGGCCAACTACCGGCTCAAAACTTCCCGCAACGGCATGCTCAAGATATTTGTGAACAGCAGCTGGAGTAAGTTCGGCTTCCGCGGCGAAAGCCTGGAATACCCGGGGTTCAACGAAGAGTTCGAACTGGAGAACAAATATCTCTACACCAATATCAGTTATAAGGAGAGTCTGGGCAAAGGCTGGAAACTCAACCTGGGAACGTCTTTCAGCACCAACCAGGATCGCATCTACATGGATACGGTAGGCAAATCGCCCAGCCCCAGCCGCGTCAACGCCCGCCAGGACCTTACGCAGTTCAGGGTGATGGTGACCAGGATGCTCGGCCGCTTTTCGATGCTGCGCCTCGGCACCGAATACCAGTATGCCGATGAGCGGAACAAATTCAACAGCTTCCGCGGCAGTTACGTAGACAGTTATTCGGGCTCATTCGCGGAAGCGGATATCTATTTCACGCCCCGCTTCGTGGGCCGCCTGGGCACGCGGTACGAATACACCTCGCTGCTGAAAGCCGCCAATATCGCGCCCCGCGCCTCCCTCGCCTACAAACTAGACGATAAGAGCCAGGTGGCGTTTGCCTATGGTGAATTCTATCAGAAGCCCGAGCAGCAATACCTGCGGATGTCGCACAACCTGGGTTTCATGCGGGCCACGCATTACATTGCCAGCTACCAGCGCCTGTCGGAGTTCTACACCCTGCGCGGGGAAGTGTTCTATAAAAAATACCACGACCTCGTTAAAACGGTACCGCACCTGAATAATAACGGTACCGGCTATGCGAAAGGAGCGGAGCTGTTCTGGCGCGACCGTAAATCCATCAAGAACGTGGATTACTGGCTGTCTTATTCTTTCCTCGATACCAAGCGCGATTACCTGAACTATCCTTACGAAGTGCAGCCTGATTTCGCCGCACAGCACACGGCCACCCTGGTGTATAAGCATTACATTCCGTCTATCCAGCTGAATGTGGGCGCCACTTATTCGTTCGCGACGGGAAGGCCGTATTACAATCCCAACCGGCCGGAGAGTGAGTTCATGAAAGATCGCACCCGTAACCTGAATACGCTGAGCCTGAACGTGAATTACCTCACCTCCATCGGCAAGGCCTTTACGGTATTCGTGTTCACGATGTCGAACGTGCTGGGGAACGACCAGGAGTATGGCTTCCGGTATTCGTCGGACAAGCTGCGGAGGAACATGGTAGGCCCGATGGCGCCGCGTTTCTTTTTCGTGGGCATGTTCATGAGTTTCGGCATCGACCGCCGGCAGGAAGTGATCGACAGACAATGA
- a CDS encoding winged helix-turn-helix domain-containing protein, which translates to MDFKELDPVLHSQLRLAIMSVLISEEEAEFTLLKEKTNATAGNLSVQINKLKDASYIEVTKQFKDNYPQTICKITAEGKRAFENYVKSIQSYLHAGKKK; encoded by the coding sequence ATGGATTTTAAAGAGCTGGACCCGGTATTACATTCTCAGTTACGGTTGGCAATTATGTCTGTACTGATCAGTGAGGAAGAAGCAGAATTCACGCTGCTGAAGGAAAAAACGAATGCTACGGCAGGCAATCTCAGCGTGCAGATCAACAAGCTGAAAGACGCGTCGTACATCGAAGTAACGAAGCAGTTTAAAGACAACTACCCGCAAACGATCTGTAAAATCACGGCCGAAGGCAAACGTGCGTTTGAGAATTATGTGAAATCCATTCAGTCTTATCTGCACGCAGGCAAAAAAAAGTGA